From a single Drosophila sulfurigaster albostrigata strain 15112-1811.04 chromosome 3, ASM2355843v2, whole genome shotgun sequence genomic region:
- the LOC133842511 gene encoding trypsin-1 gives MKSIPSALLCLGFLTTFAVAYGSAPFAGYYYPKPARIPQLPENLIENSTPVPSPSPSPPPGVQSDYIDDLIEGHKQQILSNVLGGSTSSSSSASSPSLANEPALSSDAKAFRVNRCASCTCGVPNANRIVGGTQVRSNKYPWIAQMIRGSFLFCGGTLINDRYVLTAAHCVHEMDMTGVSVRLLQLDRNSQQQGITRAVAFAHPHAGYDPVRLVNDIALLRLDAPVPLVQSMRPVCLPSGPFQSFDFQKAIVAGWGLSFEGGSTSSVLQETVVPIITNAQCRATSYKSMIVDTMLCAGYVQTGGQDACQGDSGGPLIVPDRIFRLAGVVSFGYGCAKPNAPGVYTRVSRYLDWIAANTRDACYCIQ, from the exons ATGAAATCCATACCCAGCGCATTGCTCTGCCTGGGCTTCTTAACCACGTTTGCTGTCGCTTATGGCTCGGCTCCTTTTGCGGGTTATTACTATCCAAAGCCAGCTAGAATCCCACAGTTGCCAGAGAATCTCATTGAGAACTCAACTCCAGTGCCATCGCCATCACCTTCGCCACCGCCTGGCGTGCAATCGGATTACATTGATGATCTGATCGAGGGACACAAGCAACAAATCTTGTCAAATGTGCTGGGAGGTTCcacttcctcctcctcttcagCCTCATCTCCCTCGCTGGCTAATGAGCCTGCTCTGAGCAGCGATGCGAAGGCGTTTCGCGTCAATCGTTGCGCCAGCTGCA CCTGCGGCGTACCCAATGCCAATCGCATTGTGGGCGGCACTCAGGTGCGATCGAACAAATATCCATGGATTGCACAAATGATACGCGGCTCGTTTCTCTTCTGCGGCGGCACTTTGATCAACGATCGCTACGTCCTAACCGCCGCACACTGTGTCCACGAGATGGACATGACCGGTGTCTCGGTGCGTCTGCTGCAACTCGATCGCAACTCTCAGCAGCAGGGCATCACACGTGCCGTGGCCTTTGCCCATCCCCATGCTGGTTACGATCCCGTCCGCCTGGTCAATGACATTGCTTTACTCCGCCTGGATGCCCCGGTTCCGCTGGTGCAATCGATGCGTCCAGTGTGCCTGCCCAGCGGTCCATTCCAGTCGTTTGACTTCCAAAAGGCTATCGTCGCTGGCTGGGGATTGAGCTTTGAGGGCGGCAGCACTTCGAGTGTGCTGCAGGAGACTGTGGTGCCCATCATCACGAATGCTCAGTGTCGTGCCACTTCGTACAAGTCGATGATTGTGGACACCATGCTCTGTGCTGGCTATGTGCAAACTGGTGGACAGGATGCCTGTCAG GGCGATAGCGGTGGTCCACTCATTGTGCCGGATCGCATCTTCCGCCTCGCTGGCGTTGTCTCCTTTGGCTATGGATGCGCCAAGCCCAATGCGCCTGGTGTTTACACCAGAGTCAGCAGATACTTGGACTGGATTGCGGCCAACACAAGAGATGCTTGCTACTGTATTCAGTAA
- the LOC133844882 gene encoding uncharacterized protein LOC133844882 gives MIRDKDQLPTDDSINRNQKNRSMFDESDEENETILEASEAQPETTTTIDEETNCLIDLLDLQMLQLMEEHIGQQLTLETHTSRARLILARNRLQQGSLKATAASQLPACSPYRALCRVVKEGIDSSLKLLRFDVAVAKGFLEPVTHIFGSLVPYSLRLASRKWERCVEQIVECVNVQQELQSVIRSIDQLKWTRHRRRIA, from the coding sequence ATGATCAGAGATAAAGATCAATTACCAACTGATGATAGCATaaatagaaatcaaaaaaacagaagTATGTTTGATGAGTCTGATGAAGAGAATGAAACTATTTTGGAGGCATCAGAAGCACAACCGgaaacaacgacgacgatagATGAAGAGACGAACTGTTTAATCGATCTGCTGGACTTGCAAATGCTGCAACTGATGGAGGAACACATTGGACAGCAGCTGACACTGGAGACGCACACAAGCAGAGCCCGCTTAATCCTGGCCAGAAATCGGCTGCAGCAAGGATCGTTGAAGGCAACAGCTGCCTCACAGCTGCCCGCTTGCTCGCCTTATAGAGCTTTGTGTCGAGTAGTTAAAGAAGGCATCGACTCTAGCCTCAAGCTGCTTCGCTTTGATGTGGCAGTAGCCAAAGGATTCCTGGAGCCAGTTACTCACATCTTTGGCAGCCTGGTGCCCTACAGCTTACGCCTGGCGAGTCGCAAATGGGAGCGTTGTGTGGAACAGATTGTGgagtgtgtgaatgtgcaGCAGGAGCTGCAATCGGTGATCAGATCGATTGACCAATTGAAGTGGACACGACACAGAAGACGCATTGCATGA
- the LOC133846136 gene encoding titin isoform X3 codes for MDSTTAANGSANGSTMDEEYITVVEVDDPTSSTKDTNHLKKLVKRQSSVAEDSSFITVLTINEQQQLLQQQQQQLEKDQQEQLEADEPEHVTVYRLPGERLGFGLRFQGGTRNTELVQKLYIQSCATDSPASKVATSWGHLREGDEILSIDERQVSQMTRIECVRCLKDNVAIKLIVRNGHGQKPPSEEEQQMEVCISLNAQPPPPPPVPPRKLVKRQNSKEGPATVQLVIEKPLTPPPDAEYYINLFAESLKAGSESDDTASTISTVIDKLSMGSNYSSDTELTNSLNGQELAKLVQPFTLLEQEFQLEQTLGQPKLIIPGNNYENVEFKTEKVNVYENVELKSSPLGTPTPKPRVMLATVEPKKRSIIPMPRKIATPSKLPIEVAPPRVPMDADKTPTNETPKPGSPKTPTNEVRKEFREVNESKEVKEIKEVKEVKEIRQAKNSRELKEVKEVREFSTKIPKAKLIVSPGFSRAKTEGEIKLHLQPLKQQSPQLKSRIPIVSTPPAQKSPPAMAKSMIVASSPPPTGSNIPRLLQKQKSETDLKLGLYRSKSKEPSPSPGQLRAPLQRANSAEAPVRTPDRTFIPVLLNGNSRSTSNSTESLSSICSNGSTGRSPKGPKPKPPERVQSLQKTQIPKLQTLPTTPPQQQPKLSMQTFKQITPPATPKTTPVNTPSPTSNREIRFKIQTYESKTQDEDKLPSLFDLVHKQDITEKPESSSKAQRDVHALLAAVAAEAVDLSRESPPPLVVGKCMKIADDNENTTCYSSSSSDEDDGDQDDVDDGTEREYICEDGEKLGPPELINGPGPSEAYFNMYWHSNMLPTIGEVEEEFSSLEPQSLTNGPPGAIVEELKKLPQYVQPSSKVPQSSTVKMEVNTDTLAAQLKCDNDIDKIVVHDAADQTADQIVEKSTSSSTTNHSETSTQEETRDESSQSSTKTQRTITTKVITTKTSSSSSTLSSSSSSSIFKSPTSDIAFKLQPYDEREDHEEQQSTPITTTTIHEERRVVSEQQVLSERRTKDALTGEEQLLTSAESKSSSARFKKISSNDNLLDLADVEQLQPLTATVSAETRLTERLDNPQDKQSIEQGILTLSECGKQLQLSENGGITYTEVEETEQQTYLEGQQTLNDEPVDDNALPTLERELSETMIVSKDGEKQVTKRLEQSKDTTGKKGAKLLKKTDEERRLEQEAQKLIESYQKVKKEAEKLYKLELADDEQGFDLSAFEQVENHAEQPAAPVEVEQTVEKTTVEQVIELPAEEPVIKLPTVEATIALPIVEDDLGYVLHKNIIDTPKAEAAPKSKPPVPSNKPKVSSAVIKPKTAPPPVPSKRSELSLNVKPTPTQRRSSLELTPPPKPLERIIVGVEQNEPNEEPSAIITLASVDLPNVNNKSNDNLVAQAVDLLQDELHFESHQLPNAAATTKQQQRQIEGEVEEEAESAKGQVNGGVLSASSSMTSTASSSSSLATTPITTPILVSATSSLDSVKSVIEVINGNATDSVENHSTNNSNSNNNNDSCLNGGVTAVEPPNEEADDVQDVSTLAFDREHETAYDSNSYYL; via the exons ATGGactcaacaacagcagcaaacggTTCTGCAAACGGTTCAACAATGGACGAGGAGTACATAACCGTTGTTGAAGTCGACGATCCGACATCGTCCACCAAAGACACAAACCATCTGAAGAAGCTAGTCAAACGCCAGAGCTCAGTGGCCGAAGACTCCTCATTCATCACTGTGCTGACCAtcaacgagcagcagcagctgctgcagcagcaacaacaacaattagaaaAGGATCAACAGGAGCAACTGGAAGCGGACGAACCAGAGCATGTTACAGTCTATCGCCTGCCTGGAGAGCGTTTGGGCTTCGGCCTGCGTTTCCAGGGCGGCACACGCAACACAGAGCTGGTGCAAAAGCTGTACATACAATCCTGCGCCACAGACAGTCCTGCCTCCAAGGTGGCCACCAGTTGGGGTCATCTGCGTGAAGGCGATGAGATCCTCAGCATCGATGAGCGACAAGTCTCGCAAATGACACGCATTGAATGCGTTCGCTGTCTCAAGGATAATGTGGCCATCAAATTGATTGTACGCAACGGTCATGGTCAGAAACCGCCCAGCGAGGAGGAGCAACAAATGGAGGTCTGCATCTCACTGAATGCCcaaccaccgccaccgcctccagTGCCGCCGCGCAAGCTAGTGAAGCGACAGAACTCGAAGGAGGGTCCAGCCACAGTTCAATTGGTCATCGAGAAGCCATTGACACCGCCACCCGATGCGGAATACTACATTAATCTCTTTGCTGAATCCCTCAAAGCGGGCTCCGAATCGGATGACACAGCGAGCACAATTTCCACAGTCATTGACAAATTATCGATGGGCTCTAATTACTCCTCGGACACGGAGTTGACCAACAGTCTCAATGGTCAGGAGTTGGCTAAGTTGGTGCAACCTTTCACGCTGCTCGAGCAGGAGTTTCAGCTGGAGCAGACATTGGGCCAACCTAAGCTAATCATACCGGGCAATAACTACGAGAATGTCGAGTTCAAGACGGAGAAAGTCAATGTCTATGAGAATGTAGAGCTGAAGAGCAGTCCACTTGGCACGCCGACGCCTAAGCCGCGTGTGATGCTGGCCACAGTAGAGCCTAAGAAGCGTTCCATTATCCCCATGCCAAGGAAGATTGCCACACCCAGCAAGCTGCCTATTGAAGTCGCGCCTCCGCGAGTGCCCATGGATGCAGATAAAACGCCTACCAATGAGACTCCGAAGCCAGGATCACCCAAGACTCCGACAAATGAGGTCAGGAAGGAGTTCAGGGAGGTAAACGAATCAAAGGAAGTAAAAGAGATCAAAGAAGTGAAGGAAGTCAAAGAAATAAGGCAAGCAAAGAACTCGAGGGAGCTTAAAGAGGTTAAGGAAGTTCGCGAGTTCAGCACAAAGATACCCAAAGCCAAGCTTATAGTCAGTCCGGGCTTTTCACGCGCCAAAACCGAAGGCGAGATCAAGCTGCATCTTCAGCCACTTAAGCAACAGTCACCGCAGCTCAAGTCTCGTATTCCCATTGTGAGCACGCCGCCGGCTCAAAAGTCACCGCCAGCGATGGCCAAGTCAATGATAGTCGCTTCATCGCCCCCACCAACCGGCTCCAACATTCCTCGCCTGCTCCAGAAGCAAAAGTCTGAAACAGATCTAAAGCTGGGTCTCTATCGCAGCAAGTCCAAGGAGCCTAGTCCCAGTCCTGGACAGCTGCGTGCCCCACTGCAGCGTGCTAACTCCGCTGAAGCTCCAGTCCGCACACCTGATCGCACCTTCATCCCAGTGCTGCTCAATGGAAACTCGAGAAGCACCTCGAATTCAACCGAGTCGCTCAGCTCGATATGCAGCAATGGCAGTACAGGACGTTCACCCAAAGGACCCAAGCCTAAGCCACCGGAGCGTGTGCAATCGCTGCAAAAGACTCAGATACCCAAGCTGCAAACGTTGCCCACAACaccgccacagcagcagcccaaGCTGAGCATGCAGACTTTTAAGCAGATCACGCCTCCAGCCACGCCCAAGACTACACCTGTAAACACGCCATCGCCGACCAGCAATCGGGAAATTCGCTTCAAGATTCAGACGTATGAGAGTAAGACACAGGATGAGGATAAGCTGCCGAGTCTGTTTGATCTGGTGCACAAACAGGACATCACAGAGAAACCGGAGAGTTCATCCAAAGCTCAAAGGGATGTTCACGCTCTACTGGCTGCGGTTGCAGCTGAAGCCGTGGATCTCTCTAGGGAATCTCCGCCACCTTTGGTGGTGGGCAAGTGCATGAAGATTGCCGATGATAATGAGAATACCACCTGCTACTCCAGCTCGAGCAGCGATGAGGATGATGGCGATCAGGATGATGTCGATGATGGCACGGAGCGCGAATATATTTGTGAGGATGGCGAAAAGCTGGGTCCACCGGAATTGATTAATGGTCCTGGTCCCTCGGAGGCGTACTTCAATATGTATTGGCACTCAAATATGTTGCCAACCATTGGCGAAGTCGAAGAGGAATTCTCCTCACTGGAACCGCAATCTTTGACCAATGG TCCGCCTGGTGCGATAGTGGAGGAGTTGAAGAAGTTGCCGCAATACGTGCAACCGTCGTCAAAGGTGCCACAGTCGAGCACAGTTAAAATGGAAGTGAACACAGATACGCTCGCGGCTCAATTGAAGTGCGACAACGATATCGATAAGATTGTTGTCCATGACGCAGCTGACCAAACAGCTGACCAGATTGTTGAGAaaagcaccagcagcagcacaacgaATCACAGCGAGACGAGCACGCAGGAAGAGACCAGAGATGAGAGCAGCCAAAGCTCAACGAAAACACAACGCACGATTACAACCAAGGTGATTACCACcaaaacaagcagcagcagcagcactttaagcagcagcagctcctctTCGATCTTCAAGAGTCCCACATCGGATATTGCCTTCAAGCTGCAACCCTACGATGAACGCGAGGATCACGAGGAGCAGCAATCGACACCTATTACAACCACAACCATCCATGAGGAACGTCGTGTGGTTAGCGAGCAGCAAGTGTTGAGTGAGCGTCGCACCAAGGATGCTTTGACAGGAGAGGAGCAGCTGCTGACCAGCGCCGAATCAAAATCGAGCAGTGCACGCTTCAAGAAGatcagcagcaacgacaatcTGCTCGACCTTGCGGATGtcgagcagctgcagccgtTGACTGCCACCGTCTCGGCGGAGACGCGTCTCACGGAGCGTTTGGATAATCCACAGGATAAACAGAGTATTGAACAGGGTATTTTGACCTTATCCGAATGTGGcaaacagctgcagctgtccGAGAATGGCGGCATCACCTACACCGAGGTCGAGGAGACCGAACAGCAAACCTATTTGGAGGGCCAACAGACTTTGAATGACGAACCCGTCGATGACAATGCTTTGCCCACACTGGAGCGTGAGCTCAGCGAAACGATGATAGTCAGCAAGGATGGCGAGAAGCAGGTGACAAAGCGACTGGAACAGAGCAAAGATACGACCGGCAAGAAGGGTGCCAAGCTGCTCAAGAAGACCGATGAGGAACGCCGCCTGGAGCAGGAGGCACAAAAGCTCATCGAAAGCTATCAGAAGGTCAAGAAGGAGGCGGAGAAGCTCTACAAACTGGAGCTAGCTGACGATGAGCAAGGCTTTGATCTGAGTGCCTTTGAGCAGGTGGAGAATCATGCCGAGCAACCTGCTGCTCCGGTTGAAGTGGAGCAGACAGTTGAGAAAACTACTGTTGAGCAAGTGATTGAATTGCCCGCTGAGGAGCCAGTGATTAAACTTCCCACAGTGGAGGCTACGATTGCACTGCCCATTGTCGAAGACGACTTGGGCTATGTGCTGCACAAGAACATCATAGACACACCCAAAGCGGAGGCAGCGCCCAAATCGAAGCCGCCTGTGCCCAGCAACAAGCCCAAAGTGTCGTCGGCTGTCATCAAGCCCAAAACAGCTCCTCCACCAGTGCCGAGCAAGCGCAGCGAACTGAGCCTGAATGTCAAGCCGACGCCAACCCAACGACGCAGCAGCCTCGAGTTGACGCCACCACCGAAGCCACTGGAGCGCATTATTGTGGGCGTCGAGCAGAACGAACCGAACGAAGAACCAAGTGCAATTATTACCTTGGCCAGCGTGGATTTGCCCAATGTCAACAACAAATCTAATGACAATCTTGTCGCCCAGGCTGTCGATTTGCTGCAGGATGAGCTGCACTTTGAGAGCCATCAGTTGCCGAAtgccgcagcaacaacgaagcaacaacaacgccagaTTGAGGGTGAAGTTGAAGAGGAGGCGGAAAGTGCAAAGGGGCAAGTGAATGGCGGAGTATTGAGCGCCAGCTCATCGATGACATCAACAGcttcgtcatcgtcgtcgctgGCAACGACGCCCATAACAACGCCAATTTTGGTATCAGCAACGTCATCACTAGATTCGGTCAAAAGTGTCATCGAGGTCATCAATGGCAATGCCACTGACAGCGTCGAAAATCACAGCaccaataacagcaacagcaacaacaacaacgacagctgCCTCAATGGAGGCGTCACAGCTGTTGAGCCACCTAACGAGGAGGCGGACGATGTGCAGGATGTGTCAACATTGGCGTTTGATAGAGAACACGAAACAG